The following proteins come from a genomic window of Pirellula staleyi DSM 6068:
- a CDS encoding aspartate/glutamate/uridylate kinase, with product MIPRKRSLAIVKLGGSLLDWPGLCGALEQFLAEFSVSHSHLLIVIGGGKLADAIRDADAVHQLGDHASHALAIRAMQLSALIVQQIIRPRAQVLHLVSELDSWLAQPATETAWIAILDPLEFLEHHEPQMPGAVLPASWDVTSDSIAARLAQVLKASELVLLKSVDAPSRDADELAKLAIVDNFFSEIARSIAWRIVNLRTFGAR from the coding sequence ATGATCCCGCGTAAACGCTCCCTGGCGATTGTGAAACTCGGCGGGAGCTTGCTCGATTGGCCAGGATTGTGCGGCGCGCTCGAGCAATTCCTGGCCGAGTTCTCTGTCAGTCACTCCCATCTGCTGATCGTCATCGGCGGAGGGAAGCTGGCCGATGCGATTCGCGATGCCGACGCCGTGCATCAGCTGGGCGATCATGCGAGTCATGCGCTGGCGATTCGCGCGATGCAATTGTCGGCGCTGATCGTGCAGCAAATCATTCGGCCTCGTGCGCAGGTCTTACATCTTGTCAGCGAACTCGACTCTTGGCTCGCGCAACCCGCGACTGAAACTGCCTGGATCGCGATCCTCGATCCGCTCGAGTTCCTCGAGCATCACGAACCGCAGATGCCGGGGGCAGTTTTGCCAGCCTCGTGGGACGTGACGAGCGATTCGATCGCCGCGCGCTTGGCTCAAGTCCTGAAGGCGAGCGAACTCGTTCTCCTAAAATCGGTCGATGCACCGTCGCGCGATGCCGATGAGCTTGCGAAACTCGCGATCGTCGACAATTTTTTTTCCGAGATCGCGAGGAGTATTGCGTGGCGGATCGTGAACTTACGAACATTCGGCGCGAGGTAG